A genomic stretch from Microtus pennsylvanicus isolate mMicPen1 chromosome 11, mMicPen1.hap1, whole genome shotgun sequence includes:
- the Aloxe3 gene encoding hydroperoxide isomerase ALOXE3 isoform X2, whose translation MLLWWAPVVRAPSRGWIVWAGTLPLDRWKIYAPGFPRMLDVSSFEEIESDQKFALTKTVPCADQDDNPGNRYLPGFPMKVDIPSLLHMEPNIRYSATKTASLIFNAIPASLGMKIRGLLDRKGSWKKLDDIRNIFWCHKTFTSEYVTEHWCEDSFFGYQYLNGVNPVMLHCLSSLPSKLPVTNDMVAPLLGPGTCLQTELERGHIFLADYWILAEAPVHCLNGRQQYVAAPLCLLWLNPQGVLLPLAIQLSQTPGPESPIFLPTDCELDWLLAKTWVRNSEFLVHENNTHFLCTHLLCEAFSMATLRQLPLCHPIYKLLLPHTRYTLQVNTIARATLLNPEGLVDKVTSIGRRGLIYLMSTGLAHFTYTDFCLPDSLRARGVLNIPNYHYRDDGLKIWAAIERFVSEIVSYYYPDDASVQQDSELQAWVGEIFAQAFLGRENSGFPSRLCTPGELGKYLTAIIFNCSAQHAAVNSGQHDFGAWMPNAPSSMRQPPPQAKGNTTMKTYLDTLPEVNITCSNLLLFWLVSQEPKDQRPLGTYPDEHFTEEAPRQSIAAFQNCLAQISRDIRERNESLALPYAYLDPPLIENSVSI comes from the exons ATGCTACTTTGGTGGGCACCTGTGGTGAGAGCCCCAAGCAGAGGCTGGATCGTGTGGGCAGGGACTTTGCCTCTGGATCG CTGGAAGATCTATGCCCCCGGGTTCCCTCGCATGCTGGATGTCAGCAGCTTTGAGGAGATCGAGTCAGATCAGAAATTTGCCTTGACCAAGACAGTGCCTTGTGCAGACCAAGATGACAA CCCTGGGAACCGGTACCTGCCCGGCTTTCCCATGAAAGTTGACATCCCGTCCCTGCTGCACATGGAGCCCAACATCCGCTACTCAGCCACCAAGACGGCCTCGCTGATCTTCAATGCCATTCCTGC ATCCCTGGGCATGAAGATTCGTGGTCTGTTGGACCGGAAGGGCTCCTGGAAGAAGCTGGATGACATCCGGAACATCTTCTGGTGCCACAAGACCTTCACTTCAG AGTACGTCACAGAGCACTGGTGTGAGGACAGCTTCTTTGGGTACCAATACCTGAATGGTGTCAATCCTGTCATGCTCCATTGCCTCTCCAGCTTGCCCAGCAAGCTGCCTGTCACCAATGACATGGTGGCACCCTTGCTGGGACCAGGCACCTGCCTACAAACAGAGCTAGAG AGGGGGCATATTTTCCTAGCGGACTACTGGATCTTGGCGGAGGCCCCTGTCCATTGCCTAAACGGTCGCCAACAGTACGTAGCAGCTCCACTCTGCCTGTTGTGGCTCAACCCTCAGGGGGTTCTGCTGCCGTTGGCCATCCAG CTCAGTCAGACACCAGGACCGGAGAGCCCCATCTTTCTACCCACTGACTGCGAGTTGGACTGGCTGCTGGCCAAGACGTGGGTGCGCAACTCTGAGTTCTTGGTGCACGAGAACAACACGCACTTTCTGTGCACGCATTTGCTATGCGAGGCCTTCTCCATGGCCACACTGCGTCAACTGCCGCTCTGTCACCCAATCTACAAG CTCCTGCTTCCCCACACTCGCTACACGCTGCAGGTGAACACCATCGCGAGGGCCACGCTGCTCAACCCAGAAGGCCTCGTGGACAAG GTCACTTCCATCGGCAGGCGCGGCCTCATCTACCTCATGAGCACAGGGCTGGCCCACTTCACCTACACGGATTTTTGCCTTCCGGATAGCCTACGGGCTCGCGGGGTCCTGAACATCCCCAACTACCACTACCGGGACGATGGCCTGAAGATCTGGGCGGCTATTGAGAG GTTTGTCTCCGAGATCGTGAGCTACTATTATCCCGACGATGCGTCAGTGCAGCAGGACTCTGAGCTGCAGGCCTGGGTGGGTGAGATTTTTGCTCAGGCGTTCCTCGGCCGGGAGAATTCAG GCTTCCCAAGCCGGCTGTGCACTCCAGGAGAGCTCGGGAAGTACCTCACTGCAATCATCTTTAACTGCTCCGCCCAGCACGCCGCAGTCAATAGTGGGCAG CATGACTTTGGCGCCTGGATGCCCAATGCCCCATCGTCTATGAGGCAGCCCCCACCTCAGGCCAAGGGGAACACAACAATGAAGACTTACCTAGACACCCTCCCGGAAGTGAACATCACCTGCAGCAACCTTCTCCTCTTCTGGTTGGTCAGCCAGGAGCCCAAGGACCAG AGGCCTCTGGGCACCTACCCAGATGAACACTTCACAGAAGAGGCCCCAAGGCAAAGCATTGCAGCCTTCCAGAACTGCCTGGCACAGATCTCAAGGGACATCAGGGAACGCAACGAGAGCCTGGCACTGCCTTATGCCTACTTGGACCCTCCTCTCATCGAGAACAGTGTCTCTATTTAA
- the Aloxe3 gene encoding hydroperoxide isomerase ALOXE3 isoform X1, producing the protein MAVYRLCVTTGSYLKAGTLDNIYATLVGTCGESPKQRLDRVGRDFASGSVQKYKVRCAAELGEILLLRLHKERFAFFRKDPWYCSRISVTAPDGTVTHFPSYQWIEGYCTVELRPGTARTICQDSLPLLLDHRKRELQARQECYRWKIYAPGFPRMLDVSSFEEIESDQKFALTKTVPCADQDDNPGNRYLPGFPMKVDIPSLLHMEPNIRYSATKTASLIFNAIPASLGMKIRGLLDRKGSWKKLDDIRNIFWCHKTFTSEYVTEHWCEDSFFGYQYLNGVNPVMLHCLSSLPSKLPVTNDMVAPLLGPGTCLQTELERGHIFLADYWILAEAPVHCLNGRQQYVAAPLCLLWLNPQGVLLPLAIQLSQTPGPESPIFLPTDCELDWLLAKTWVRNSEFLVHENNTHFLCTHLLCEAFSMATLRQLPLCHPIYKLLLPHTRYTLQVNTIARATLLNPEGLVDKVTSIGRRGLIYLMSTGLAHFTYTDFCLPDSLRARGVLNIPNYHYRDDGLKIWAAIERFVSEIVSYYYPDDASVQQDSELQAWVGEIFAQAFLGRENSGFPSRLCTPGELGKYLTAIIFNCSAQHAAVNSGQHDFGAWMPNAPSSMRQPPPQAKGNTTMKTYLDTLPEVNITCSNLLLFWLVSQEPKDQRPLGTYPDEHFTEEAPRQSIAAFQNCLAQISRDIRERNESLALPYAYLDPPLIENSVSI; encoded by the exons ATGGCAGTTTACCGCCTGTGTGTAACCACTGGTTCCTACCTGAAGGCTGGCACACTGGACAACATCTATGCTACTTTGGTGGGCACCTGTGGTGAGAGCCCCAAGCAGAGGCTGGATCGTGTGGGCAGGGACTTTGCCTCTGGATCG GTTCAGAAGTACAAGGTGCGCTGCGCAGCAGAACTGGGTGAGATCCTGCTGCTGCGCTTACACAAGGAGCGCTTTGCTTTCTTCCGCAAGGACCCCTGGTACTGCAGTCGCATCAGCGTCACTGCCCCAGATGGCACGGTGACTCACTTTCCCAGCTATCAGTGGATTGAGGGCTACTGCACCGTGGAGCTGCGGCCAGGAACAG CAAGAACCATCTGTCAAgattcccttcccctccttctggaTCACAGGAAACGGGAACTCCAGGCCCGCCAAGAATGCTATCG CTGGAAGATCTATGCCCCCGGGTTCCCTCGCATGCTGGATGTCAGCAGCTTTGAGGAGATCGAGTCAGATCAGAAATTTGCCTTGACCAAGACAGTGCCTTGTGCAGACCAAGATGACAA CCCTGGGAACCGGTACCTGCCCGGCTTTCCCATGAAAGTTGACATCCCGTCCCTGCTGCACATGGAGCCCAACATCCGCTACTCAGCCACCAAGACGGCCTCGCTGATCTTCAATGCCATTCCTGC ATCCCTGGGCATGAAGATTCGTGGTCTGTTGGACCGGAAGGGCTCCTGGAAGAAGCTGGATGACATCCGGAACATCTTCTGGTGCCACAAGACCTTCACTTCAG AGTACGTCACAGAGCACTGGTGTGAGGACAGCTTCTTTGGGTACCAATACCTGAATGGTGTCAATCCTGTCATGCTCCATTGCCTCTCCAGCTTGCCCAGCAAGCTGCCTGTCACCAATGACATGGTGGCACCCTTGCTGGGACCAGGCACCTGCCTACAAACAGAGCTAGAG AGGGGGCATATTTTCCTAGCGGACTACTGGATCTTGGCGGAGGCCCCTGTCCATTGCCTAAACGGTCGCCAACAGTACGTAGCAGCTCCACTCTGCCTGTTGTGGCTCAACCCTCAGGGGGTTCTGCTGCCGTTGGCCATCCAG CTCAGTCAGACACCAGGACCGGAGAGCCCCATCTTTCTACCCACTGACTGCGAGTTGGACTGGCTGCTGGCCAAGACGTGGGTGCGCAACTCTGAGTTCTTGGTGCACGAGAACAACACGCACTTTCTGTGCACGCATTTGCTATGCGAGGCCTTCTCCATGGCCACACTGCGTCAACTGCCGCTCTGTCACCCAATCTACAAG CTCCTGCTTCCCCACACTCGCTACACGCTGCAGGTGAACACCATCGCGAGGGCCACGCTGCTCAACCCAGAAGGCCTCGTGGACAAG GTCACTTCCATCGGCAGGCGCGGCCTCATCTACCTCATGAGCACAGGGCTGGCCCACTTCACCTACACGGATTTTTGCCTTCCGGATAGCCTACGGGCTCGCGGGGTCCTGAACATCCCCAACTACCACTACCGGGACGATGGCCTGAAGATCTGGGCGGCTATTGAGAG GTTTGTCTCCGAGATCGTGAGCTACTATTATCCCGACGATGCGTCAGTGCAGCAGGACTCTGAGCTGCAGGCCTGGGTGGGTGAGATTTTTGCTCAGGCGTTCCTCGGCCGGGAGAATTCAG GCTTCCCAAGCCGGCTGTGCACTCCAGGAGAGCTCGGGAAGTACCTCACTGCAATCATCTTTAACTGCTCCGCCCAGCACGCCGCAGTCAATAGTGGGCAG CATGACTTTGGCGCCTGGATGCCCAATGCCCCATCGTCTATGAGGCAGCCCCCACCTCAGGCCAAGGGGAACACAACAATGAAGACTTACCTAGACACCCTCCCGGAAGTGAACATCACCTGCAGCAACCTTCTCCTCTTCTGGTTGGTCAGCCAGGAGCCCAAGGACCAG AGGCCTCTGGGCACCTACCCAGATGAACACTTCACAGAAGAGGCCCCAAGGCAAAGCATTGCAGCCTTCCAGAACTGCCTGGCACAGATCTCAAGGGACATCAGGGAACGCAACGAGAGCCTGGCACTGCCTTATGCCTACTTGGACCCTCCTCTCATCGAGAACAGTGTCTCTATTTAA